In the Streptomyces sp. V4I8 genome, CGGGGTCCCGTATCGAAGCGTGTGCACGCTAGACCGAACGGGCGCGGCGGGCCCACGTTTCGGGGTCTGCCTCGCACCGCCGGAGGGCGCTTCCGCCGGTGACTCCGGTATCCCGAACCGGCCGCGCGGGCGCCGCCGGTTGCCAGGCACAGAGGAGCGTGTGCACGCTAGGTTCGAAGGCGTCCGGCCGACCCGGACCCGGCGGCGCATCCGTCGCCGAAAACCACTCTTGGTAACAGTCGAGGCCCGCCCCGCGCGTCCGGGTCGGGCCTCTGTCGTCTGTGGCGCAGCGTACCGGGCGACCATCGGCCGCCGTCAACTACCGCACCAGGATCTAGGGCTGATGTCTCCTCACGACCTTCTCCCGTCTCTGCTTGCTCTTCCTTCACGGCTTGCTCTAGTCGATCTCCTCTCCCATCTGCCAACTTGCCCTCTCCACCCCCTTCTTCTGCCCTGATCTTGAAAGCTAAGGTCCCTACTCTCTTCAACACACCTTTGCATTCTCATCCGATGGCCACCTACAGTGATCACATGACCGCCACCGTGAGCCCGGGTTCCGACCCGGGTTACCTGATCAATCAGGTGGGCAAGGGTGGCGAGCACTACTACCTGAAGAGCATCGAGCAGGCTGGAGAGCCTGCCGGTATCTGGCTCGGTGAGGGTGCAAACGATCTTGGTCTGACTGGTGAAGTCGACCACGACTTGATGAACGACATGTACTCGAAGTTCACGCACCCCGAGCTGCACGCGCAGGTCCGCGCGTCACTCTCCGCGATCACGACGGAGCCGGGGACGGACGAGTACAAGGCCGAGGTGGCAGCCATCTACGACGCCGCCCGGGTCGGTCGGAAGCCGTACGACTACACCAAGTCGACGGAGGAGAAGGTGGCCAAGGCTCTGGAGAAGTTGGGCCCGGACGCGACCCCCGAGCAGCGCACCGAGGCAGAGCTGAAGGTGCGCCAGAACGCGCCCACTAGCCGCTCGTACTACGACGTCACGTTCAGCGTGCCGAAGTCGTACAGCTTGCTGCACGCCGGATTCCAGATCGAGGCTCAGCGGCTCCGCGCGGCCGGCGACTTGGAGGGCGCGGCGGCCGCCGCGGCGAAGGCGGACCAGGTCTGGGAATGCGTGATGGAGGGTGTCCAGGCCGGGCTGGAGTTCCTGCAGGAAGAGGCCGGGTACGCCCGGGACGGACGCCACGGCGCGAAGGATGCCGAGGGTGCTCCGGTCGGCCGCCAGGTCGACGCGCACCGCTGGACGATCGCCAGCTTCCGCCAGCACACAAGCCGGGACAACGACCCGCAGATGCACGTGCACAACGCGATCTGGAACCGCGTGCAGGTCGACCAGGTGGACCCCGTGACCGGCGAAGTCCGCTCGAAGTGGCTGACCATCGACGGACAGGAGATCTACCGGCACACCAAGGCCGCCGGGCACATCTTCGAGAAGACCACGGACGAGGCCCTGTACCGCAAGCTGCAGCTCCGCACGGCGATGCGCCCGGACGGGATGGCCCGCGAGGTCTGCGGCATCAGCGAGGAGAAGCGGGACAAGTACTCCAGCCGCCGGCGGACCATCACCAAGGGCACCGCCGAGTTGGCCAAGGCGTACGAGGACCGCGAGGGGCGGCCGCCGTCCGCCCACGAGCTGGCCCGCATGGCGCAGTGGGTGAACCTGTCGGAGCGCAAGGGAAAGACCGCCGCCGTCCCCCGCGAGCAGCTGTTGGAGCAGTGGGAGACGGACATGGTCACCGACACCCGCGAGTCGCTGGCCGACATTCCAGCCGAGGTGGCCCGCGCGACCGCCGACCTGGAACGGCGCCAGGCCGACCTGGAATCGGGGCTGGAATTCGACCCGGCGAAGGTGGTGCGGGCCGCCGTCGAGAACGCCCAGGACCAGAAGGCGGCATGGCGCCGCGGGGACCTGATCGTGGAGATCACCAAGCAGCTTCCAGACTGCTTGGGTGGCCTGGAACGCGACCAGGTGCGCGCCCTCGTCAACGAGCTGGCCGACGCTGCGCTGCAGTCGGGCACGGACACCGAGGTGGTGAGGCTGACCGCCCGCAACCTCGTTCCGCTTCCCCAGGAGCTGTGCCGCGAGGACGGGCTGAGTGTCTACGCCCGCCACGGCGCCCGCCGGTACGCCACGAAGGACCACCTGGAGCGCGAGGGCCGGGTAATCGAGCAGGCCACAGAGCTGGGAGCGCCCGCCGTCGCCCGCGAGGCGATCGACGCGGCCGCCGCCGAGGCCGGGCTGAACGAGGGCCAGGAGAAGGCGTTCCGCTCCATCCTCGCGTCCGGCCGCCGCATGGAGGTCGTGGCCGCCCCCGCCGGTACTGGAAAGTCCCGCCTGGCGGGCGCGATCCACGACGTCTGGACGCAGGAATGCGGCCCCGTGATCGGCCTCACCGTCAGCCAGCGCGCGGCCCGCGTGCTGTCGGACGAGGGCGTGACGAACGCGCAGAACATCGCCAAATTCCTGGACACGAACCAGCGCCTGGAATCGGGCGCCCCAGTGGCCGAAGACGAGCGGGCCGCGTTCCAGCTGCAGCAGGGTCAGCTCATCCTCGTGGACGAGGCGTCCATGGCTGAGACGGGCCAGCTGGACGAGATCCGGCGCCTGGCCGCCCGCGCCGGCGCCAAGGTGCTGTACGTGGGTGACAACGCCCAGCTGGACAGCGTCGGTAGTGGCGGAGTGTTCTCCCAGCTGACCGAGGAGCTGCCCAACGTCCACCGCCTGGACGAGGTGATGCGCTTCAACTCCGAGTGGGAGAAGGAGGCGTCTCTGAAGCTCCGCAAGGGCGAGGTCGACGTGCTCGCGGACTACGAGGCCCGCGGCCGCCTCCGGGGCGGAACGCGGGACGAGATGGTGGAAGCGTCGTACCAGTCCTGGCTGGTCGACCACGTGGGCGGTAAGGACGCGGTGCTGATCGCCCCGACCAAGGAGCAGGCGGACGAACTGGCAGCCCGCGCGCGTGCGGACCTCGTACGACTCGGTCAGGTCGAGGCGGACGGCATCGAGCTGGACAAGCGCGGGCTAACTGTCGGCAAGGGCGACATGATCCAGCTCCGCAAGAACAACCGGCAGATGACCAGCGCTTCCGGCGAGCGGTTCGCCACGAACCGCGACGTGGTCAAGGTGCTGGGCATCTCCGAGGACGGCTCGGTCACCGCCGCGTACGACGACGGGGACACCGTGACCCTGCCGCCCGCGTACGTGCAGAGCCACGTCGATCTGGCGTATGCCGGCACCATCCATTCCACCCAGGGGCGGACCGTTGGAACGGCCCACAGCTACTGGGACGGGACCGGCAGCCGGGAAGCGTTCTACGTCGCGATGACCCGCGGCCGCGAGAAGAACGTGGCGTACATGTCCACGGACCAGCCGGGCGTGGAGCCGTGGGAGCGGCCGGAGCCCATGGCCCTGTTCAAGCAGACGCTGGAACATTCCAGCGTCGAGAAGTCGGCCAGGCAGGTGCAGCGCGAGGAACTGGAATGGTCCCAGAGTCTGGCGAAGCACACGTTCGAGCTGGAAGACCTCAGCGCCGAGCACGCAGAGAAGAAGTTCGGTCAGGTCCTCTACGAGAAGCTGGGCGAGCGGTTCGGCCAGGTCCGTGACTCCGAGGCGTACGGGTCCCTGATGCGTCTGGGACGGGCCGCCGACGCGGCCGGCCACGACGCCATGCAGCTGATGCAGGACATCACCCAGCGCACCCTGGACGATGCAAAAGACCTGGCCAAGGTCTTGCACTGGCGTGCGGAGCGCGAGCTGGAGGCCGCCGACCGGCGCCAGGTCCAGGCGGACGAGCGCCGGGTGCGCGAGGCCGTCGAGCAGCAGGAGACGGCCGTCACCGAGGCCATGACGACCGGTCAGTGGCACCAGGTCGAGGACCACATGCAGGCCCTGCAGGCGATGACCGAGGGTCTGCAGAGCCAGGTCGGAGTCCTGCATGGCCAGCAGGAGGGCCAGGAGCGCCACCGCATCGCAGAGGAGCACCGGGCGGCCGCCGAGGAGCGCGCCGACTGGCGGAACCGCGTTGCGGAGATCGAGGGCCCCAAGGGCGAGTACGCCCGGGGTGTCGCCGAAGTTGCCGAGGCCAAGCGCCTGGAACTGGGCCAGCAGTTGCTGGAACGGGCCGAAGCCGGGGAACTCCCCCAGTGGGCACAGCAGCTGGGCCCCGTGCCGGACGCCCCCGAGTGGCGGGAGCGCTGGATCGAGCGCGCGGGCAGCGTGGCCGCGTTCCGCGAGGCCCACGACCACGAGCACGACCGCGACCCGATCGGCCAGCGACCGGGCCGCGGTGCCGTCGACGTCCGCCAGGACTGGGACCGCGCCTACCGCGCGCTGGGCGAGCCGGAGGACCGGATCGAGCTGGTGGGCGCCACGGACGCGACACTGCGCCGCATGGTCGAGCGGTACGAGCGCGAAACCGAGTGGGCCCCGCCGCACGTGGCTGGCCAGCTGCGCGAGGTCTCGGAGTCCCTGGCCGACGTCGAGCGCGAAGCCATGCAGAAGTACATCGAGGCCCGCGAGGCAGAAATGGAAGACCCGGAGCGCGGGCAGGAGCTGCACGCAGCCGTCGACGGATACGACGCCCTGGCCGCGCAACTGTCCGAGGACCGTGAGGCCCTGGAAAAGGTCCACGAGGCTCGACAGGCATGGCACGGCCACACCGAGGACACGCGGGCCCAGGCGCAGGAGGCACAGCGACAGCTGGAACTCCGGGCGCCCGAGCCCGAGCTCGCGCCGGAGACGCTGGAACTGCAAGAGGACGTGCAGGAGCAGGAACAGCCGACGCTGGAACCGGAGCTGGAACAGCCGGAGACCAGCGAGCGCGACCGGCTGCGCGAAGCCCACGAGCGCGCACACGCAGACGGGCGGACCCTCACAGGCGAGGACCTGCAGCAGGCCGTCCGGACCGCCGCCAGGGCGACGGAGATCCTGGCCGACCGCGAGCAGACACAACAGATGGAGGAAGCCGAGCGCACCCGCCGGGACGAGCCCGTGGTGCAGCGGCCGGAGCCGCAGATCGAGGCCCCCACGGTCGAAGTCAGCGGGACCGAGGTCGAGATGTAGCCCACCGGGCACAGAGAAGGGGCGGACCGCCTGCTGGCGGTCCGCCCCTTCTCTGTGCTGCGATCCCGGGTCTGGTCGCCAATTGGCGACTGGTGGTCGGGCGCGGGTGAGAAGCTGTTTCACATCCTCTTTTCGCAGGTCACGGGCGCGTGAAGGATGGCGGTGATCCCGCTTGCCGTTCGGCTGGGCGTCGATGGTCGCCGTTCCGAACGGCAGCGGCAGCGCCCTGGTCTTCAGGCGGCTGCGAGGGGGACTGTCGGCGCCTCGGTCTGGCGGCGGGGTCGGGACAAGCGGCGGGACATGAGCGTGATGAACGCCCACTGAGTGGGCGTTTGATGGTGATTCACGCCGACCGTTTCAACATGTTTTGCCACATTTATCGCCAACGCGTGCGGCCTGAAACGCCTGGAAGTTACCGACAGACAGGAAGCTTCCAACCCGTTGTTAGACCAGACGGAATTCGGCGCTGAGGAGCGGATCAAACGGGCGACCGGATCGGCACCCGGGATGCCGTGAAGGCGCATGTAAGGCGCGAATCACCCCGAAGGGTGTTGGCCGCAGGAGCGACTTAGCGTCTCAATCCATCCCTAAACGCCCACTGAGTGGGCGTTTGATGGTGATTCACGCCGACCGTTTCAACATGTTTTGCCACATTTATCGCCAACGCGTGCGGCCTGAAACGCCTGGAAGTTACCGACAGACAGGAAGCTTCCAACCCGTTGTTAGACCAGACGGAATTCGGCGCTGAGGAGCGGATCAAACGGGCGACCGGATCGGCACCCGGGATGCCGTGAAGGCGCATGTAAGGCGCGAATCACCCCGAAGGGTGTTGGCCGCAGGAGCGACTTAGCGTCTCAATCCATCCCTAAACGCCCACTGAGAGGACGTTCGTGCTGCTGACGTGCGGGTTTGGTTGTTTTGTCGGCTGTCCGAGATCAGTCTAATTGCCACTCCTCGTACCGAATGCGCAGGGACGGCGCCCGCTACAGGTCGGGCGTGTTGTCACGTTCTGCACCAACAGCTCCTGTCCGGTTCAAATATGGGCGGTTCGCCTCCCTCAGTCACTCGGACGAGCGATATACGGGCTCCAACTCCCAGTCGTATCAGTGCTGTCATGACGACTCAGCCGCCTCGCAAGCCCTATCCGAGCGACCTGTCCGACGCCCGCTGGGCCCTGATGGAACCGACGCTCACCGCGTGGCGAGCCGAGCGGCAGAAGACCTCGCTCAACCTCGGCGGCAGGCTCGCCGACCTGCGCGAAGTCATGAACGCGATCCTCTACGTCAACCGCACCGGCATCCCCTGGCGCTACCTCCGCACGACTTCCCGCCCCACACCACCGTCTTCTCGCACTTCAGCGCCTGGACTACCGACGGCACGATCGAGAAACTCGGCGTCCGCTTGCACCGTCTGG is a window encoding:
- the mobF gene encoding MobF family relaxase, producing the protein MTATVSPGSDPGYLINQVGKGGEHYYLKSIEQAGEPAGIWLGEGANDLGLTGEVDHDLMNDMYSKFTHPELHAQVRASLSAITTEPGTDEYKAEVAAIYDAARVGRKPYDYTKSTEEKVAKALEKLGPDATPEQRTEAELKVRQNAPTSRSYYDVTFSVPKSYSLLHAGFQIEAQRLRAAGDLEGAAAAAAKADQVWECVMEGVQAGLEFLQEEAGYARDGRHGAKDAEGAPVGRQVDAHRWTIASFRQHTSRDNDPQMHVHNAIWNRVQVDQVDPVTGEVRSKWLTIDGQEIYRHTKAAGHIFEKTTDEALYRKLQLRTAMRPDGMAREVCGISEEKRDKYSSRRRTITKGTAELAKAYEDREGRPPSAHELARMAQWVNLSERKGKTAAVPREQLLEQWETDMVTDTRESLADIPAEVARATADLERRQADLESGLEFDPAKVVRAAVENAQDQKAAWRRGDLIVEITKQLPDCLGGLERDQVRALVNELADAALQSGTDTEVVRLTARNLVPLPQELCREDGLSVYARHGARRYATKDHLEREGRVIEQATELGAPAVAREAIDAAAAEAGLNEGQEKAFRSILASGRRMEVVAAPAGTGKSRLAGAIHDVWTQECGPVIGLTVSQRAARVLSDEGVTNAQNIAKFLDTNQRLESGAPVAEDERAAFQLQQGQLILVDEASMAETGQLDEIRRLAARAGAKVLYVGDNAQLDSVGSGGVFSQLTEELPNVHRLDEVMRFNSEWEKEASLKLRKGEVDVLADYEARGRLRGGTRDEMVEASYQSWLVDHVGGKDAVLIAPTKEQADELAARARADLVRLGQVEADGIELDKRGLTVGKGDMIQLRKNNRQMTSASGERFATNRDVVKVLGISEDGSVTAAYDDGDTVTLPPAYVQSHVDLAYAGTIHSTQGRTVGTAHSYWDGTGSREAFYVAMTRGREKNVAYMSTDQPGVEPWERPEPMALFKQTLEHSSVEKSARQVQREELEWSQSLAKHTFELEDLSAEHAEKKFGQVLYEKLGERFGQVRDSEAYGSLMRLGRAADAAGHDAMQLMQDITQRTLDDAKDLAKVLHWRAERELEAADRRQVQADERRVREAVEQQETAVTEAMTTGQWHQVEDHMQALQAMTEGLQSQVGVLHGQQEGQERHRIAEEHRAAAEERADWRNRVAEIEGPKGEYARGVAEVAEAKRLELGQQLLERAEAGELPQWAQQLGPVPDAPEWRERWIERAGSVAAFREAHDHEHDRDPIGQRPGRGAVDVRQDWDRAYRALGEPEDRIELVGATDATLRRMVERYERETEWAPPHVAGQLREVSESLADVEREAMQKYIEAREAEMEDPERGQELHAAVDGYDALAAQLSEDREALEKVHEARQAWHGHTEDTRAQAQEAQRQLELRAPEPELAPETLELQEDVQEQEQPTLEPELEQPETSERDRLREAHERAHADGRTLTGEDLQQAVRTAARATEILADREQTQQMEEAERTRRDEPVVQRPEPQIEAPTVEVSGTEVEM